A part of Apodemus sylvaticus chromosome 19, mApoSyl1.1, whole genome shotgun sequence genomic DNA contains:
- the LOC127669292 gene encoding olfactory receptor 2H2-like, whose amino-acid sequence MGTVCNDTHGNFILRGFSDKPCLEKVLFGVILVFYCLTLTGNTIIIFVSSKDPKLQIPMYFFLSNLSLLDICFTSSCVPQMLVNLRSPKKTITYSGCATQLYIFLWLGATECVLLVVMAVDRYVAVCHPLRYVTVMHPKVCLQLAVLAWGSGLVQSLIQSTATLKLPFCSQRVVDDIVCEVPALIQLSSADTTYNEVQMSISSVILLVLPLAIILSSYGAIVKSVLKIKSPAGQRKAFGTCTSHLLVVSLFYGTVTGVYLQPKTHYAHEWGKFLTLFYTVITPTLNPLIYTLKNKEVKEAVIRLWWKTWISTKITKDAGI is encoded by the coding sequence ATGGGCACAGTTTGCAATGACACCCATGGCAATTTCATCCTCCGTGGCTTCTCTGACAAGCCATGTTTAGAGAAGGTACTTTTTGGGGTAATTTTGGTCTTTTATTGTTTGACTCTTACTGGAAATACAATCATAATTTTTGTTTCCTCGAAGGACCCAAAACTGCAGATCCCAatgtacttcttcctttccaacctttccttattagatatttgtttcaCAAGCAGCTGTGTTCCTCAGATGTTGGTTAATTTGAGAAGTCCAAAGAAAACTATCACCTATAGTGGCTGTGCCACTCAGCTCTACATCTTCCTGTGGCTTGGTGCTACTGAATGTGTCCTTCTTGTTGTCATGGCTGTGGACCGCTATGTGGCAGTGTGCCATCCTCTGAGATACGTAACTGTCATGCACCCTAAAGTCTGTCTGCAGCTGGCTGTCCTTGCTTGGGGTTCTgggttggttcagtctctgatccaaTCCACTGCTACCCTCAAGTTGCCCTTTTGCTCTCAGAGGGTAGTAGATGACATTGTGTGTGAAGTTCCAGCACTGATTCAGCTCTCCAGTGCAGATACTACCTACAATGAAGTGCAGATGTCCATATCCAGTGTTATCCTCCTAGTGTTACCCTTGGCCATCATtctttcctcctatggtgctattGTGAAATCTGTGCTGAAAATAAAGTCACCTGCAGGGCAGAGAAAAGCATTTGGCACCTGTACTTCTCACCTTCTTGTAGTTTCCCTGTTCTATGGTACTGTCACAGGTGTCTATCTTCAACCTAAGACTCACTATGCTCATGAATGGGGCAAGTTTCTCACTCTTTTCTACACTGTAATAACTCCAACTCTTAACCCTCTCATTTATACATTGAAGAACAAGGAAGTAAAAGAAGCAGTGATAAGACTGTGGTGGAAGACTTGGATTTCCACAAAGATAACTAAAGATGCTGGCATatga